The following coding sequences lie in one Terriglobia bacterium genomic window:
- a CDS encoding metal-dependent hydrolase, translated as MASPFSHAVAALSIGTCFYRPQIPKSIWITGVICSVLPDLDVIGFRFGIRYGDFWGHRGFTHSVVFAVLLAGAVVLLALRHRVFGIGRFSVFAYLFLATASHGLLDAMTNGGLGVAFFSPFDNRRYFLPWRPVRVSPIAVTRFFSARGYAILQSELLWIWLPAILFAGLVLIVRWASRREVEAASE; from the coding sequence ATGGCATCTCCATTCTCGCACGCGGTGGCCGCCCTCAGCATCGGAACTTGCTTCTACCGACCCCAAATACCCAAGAGCATTTGGATTACGGGCGTAATCTGTTCCGTCCTGCCTGATCTTGACGTGATCGGGTTTCGATTTGGCATTCGGTACGGCGATTTCTGGGGGCATCGCGGATTCACGCATTCGGTCGTCTTCGCCGTTCTTCTGGCGGGTGCGGTGGTCCTTCTCGCGTTGCGACACCGAGTGTTCGGGATTGGGAGGTTTTCCGTCTTCGCGTATTTGTTTCTGGCGACAGCAAGCCACGGACTGTTGGACGCCATGACGAACGGCGGGCTCGGCGTGGCGTTTTTCTCGCCTTTTGACAATCGCCGCTATTTCTTGCCGTGGAGACCGGTTCGTGTTTCACCAATCGCGGTAACGCGTTTCTTCAGCGCCCGCGGATATGCCATTCTCCAAAGTGAACTGCTGTGGATTTGGCTCCCCGCAATATTGTTCGCAGGGTTAGTTCTGATCGTGCGTTGGGCAAGTCGACGTGAAGTAGAGGCGGCAAGCGAATAG
- a CDS encoding anti-sigma factor antagonist (This anti-anti-sigma factor, or anti-sigma factor antagonist, belongs to a family that includes characterized members SpoIIAA, RsbV, RsfA, and RsfB.): MPLRLDARRVGKVTIVKCSGRIAAGQESDHLHRELTKLLPEQKHFVLHLGEVEFVDSSGLGMLVRLLASARSAHGDLKLCNVTKGIAHTLDITNLNQLLEAHASEVEAVSAFYQRGGVKDGALRPGKTVVCVDQSANVLAYVREVLRQAGYDPLTTANVSDARILVKAARPAVVILGPNVMVRGGEKSDALRQALHGIPTIELGSAFSTIDAGEAAQQVLAQVKAHTAGN; this comes from the coding sequence ATGCCGCTGCGATTGGACGCGCGCCGCGTAGGGAAGGTCACGATCGTGAAGTGCAGCGGCCGAATTGCGGCCGGGCAGGAATCCGACCACCTGCACCGGGAGCTCACGAAACTGCTGCCGGAACAGAAACATTTCGTGCTGCACCTGGGCGAGGTGGAGTTCGTGGATAGCAGCGGGCTGGGCATGCTGGTGCGCCTGCTGGCGTCGGCGCGCTCGGCGCACGGCGATCTCAAGCTGTGCAACGTGACCAAGGGCATCGCGCACACGCTCGACATTACCAACCTGAACCAGTTGCTGGAGGCGCATGCGTCCGAGGTGGAAGCGGTGTCGGCGTTCTACCAGCGCGGCGGCGTGAAAGACGGCGCGCTGCGGCCGGGGAAGACGGTGGTGTGCGTGGACCAGTCGGCGAACGTGCTGGCGTACGTGCGCGAGGTGCTGCGGCAGGCAGGGTACGATCCGCTGACCACGGCCAACGTGTCGGATGCGCGCATCCTGGTGAAGGCGGCAAGGCCGGCGGTGGTGATTCTGGGGCCCAACGTGATGGTGCGCGGAGGCGAAAAAAGCGACGCGCTACGGCAGGCGCTGCACGGAATTCCGACCATCGAGTTGGGAAGCGCGTTTTCGACGATTGATGCGGGCGAGGCAGCGCAACAGGTGCTGGCGCAGGTGAAAGCGCATACGGCCGGGAATTGA
- a CDS encoding ABC transporter ATP-binding protein, producing the protein MAAIIQVENVTKIYRLGKVEVPAVRGVSFQVEKGEFVAVVGPSGSGKSTLFYMLGGLTHADSGRIIIDGDDFARLSDAQRTRMRKRKIGFVFQKFNLLPTLNARLNIEIAQDIAGRNGQHTDAAWFDQITKLLGIADRLEHRPSELSGGEQQRVALARALINQPAIILADEPTGNLDSKNSEIVLRLLQETNRTLGQTVLMITHNLEAAAFAGRILHMRDGQIAGEESKIAQP; encoded by the coding sequence ATGGCCGCCATCATTCAGGTCGAAAACGTCACCAAGATTTACCGCCTGGGCAAGGTCGAAGTGCCGGCGGTGCGCGGCGTCTCATTCCAGGTCGAGAAAGGCGAGTTTGTCGCCGTCGTCGGTCCCTCAGGCAGCGGAAAATCCACTCTTTTCTACATGCTCGGCGGCCTGACCCACGCCGACTCCGGCCGCATCATCATTGACGGCGACGACTTCGCCCGTCTCTCCGACGCCCAGCGCACGCGCATGCGCAAGCGCAAAATCGGTTTCGTCTTTCAGAAATTCAACCTGCTGCCGACCCTCAACGCGCGCCTGAACATCGAGATTGCCCAGGACATCGCCGGCCGCAACGGCCAACACACCGACGCCGCCTGGTTCGACCAGATCACCAAGTTACTCGGTATCGCCGATCGCCTCGAGCACCGGCCCTCGGAGCTGTCCGGCGGCGAGCAGCAACGCGTCGCCCTGGCGCGCGCGCTCATCAACCAGCCCGCTATCATTCTGGCCGACGAGCCCACCGGCAATCTCGACAGCAAGAATTCCGAAATCGTCCTCCGCCTGCTGCAGGAGACCAACCGCACGCTCGGCCAGACAGTGCTCATGATCACCCACAATCTTGAGGCAGCCGCCTTTGCCGGGCGCATTCTGCACATGCGTGACGGCCAGATCGCCGGCGAGGAGAGTAAGATCGCTCAGCCATGA
- the argH gene encoding argininosuccinate lyase: MWSGRFREPLDPKFEQWQRSFAFDVRLLADEIAASRAYARVLRSAGVFTATELDAVLTGLGTLAAKPAPNPADFPGVEDIHQFVEQELVVLIGDTGYKLHAGRSRNEQISTDLRLYTRRSIDSFRAAIAVLAGEFVRKGEHNVGAVMPSYTHLQRAEPVLVPHWLLAWVEMLLRDADRLADCRRRVNVLPLGSGAVAGPGMELDRAALAAELGFEAISANSMDATSDRDFELEYLHALASLALHLSRWAEEMALFSTVEYGLVQLPEPYSTGSSAMPQKKNPDALELIRGKAGRVLGAVATLQTVLKGLPLAYNKDLQEAQEPLFAATDSMAQALPVATGFMAAVRFDTKRMKDAASSGFLNATAAARYLVKKGVPFRIAHSAVGQAVRLALEKGCELDGLTLEELKPFRAEFERDFFDCLKLESVLESHNVAGGTAPARVKDALQEARRHINAIKKDGNTSRGRVSAIAGSQGKVKQGID; encoded by the coding sequence GCAGCGCGGGCGTGTTCACCGCCACCGAACTCGATGCGGTGCTCACCGGGCTGGGCACTCTGGCTGCCAAACCCGCGCCCAATCCCGCCGACTTTCCCGGCGTCGAGGATATCCACCAGTTCGTCGAGCAGGAATTGGTCGTGTTGATCGGCGACACTGGATACAAGCTGCACGCCGGGCGCAGCCGCAACGAACAAATCTCCACCGACCTTCGTCTCTACACCCGCCGCAGCATCGACTCGTTTCGCGCTGCCATCGCCGTCCTTGCCGGGGAGTTCGTACGCAAAGGCGAGCACAACGTCGGGGCCGTCATGCCGTCGTACACGCACCTGCAACGCGCCGAACCCGTTCTGGTCCCGCACTGGCTGCTGGCGTGGGTGGAGATGCTGCTGCGCGACGCGGACCGCCTCGCCGACTGCCGCCGCCGCGTCAACGTCCTACCGCTGGGATCAGGCGCGGTCGCCGGCCCGGGCATGGAACTGGACCGCGCCGCCCTCGCCGCTGAACTCGGATTCGAAGCCATCTCCGCGAACAGCATGGACGCCACCAGCGACCGCGATTTCGAGCTCGAGTATCTGCACGCGCTCGCCTCGCTCGCCCTGCACCTCAGCCGCTGGGCGGAGGAAATGGCGCTGTTTTCGACCGTCGAGTACGGATTGGTGCAATTGCCAGAGCCCTACTCCACCGGCTCCAGCGCCATGCCACAGAAGAAAAACCCCGACGCGCTGGAACTGATCCGCGGCAAAGCCGGGCGCGTGCTGGGCGCGGTGGCCACCTTGCAAACCGTGCTCAAAGGCCTGCCGCTTGCCTATAACAAGGATTTGCAGGAAGCGCAGGAGCCGCTATTTGCCGCCACCGACAGCATGGCGCAGGCGCTTCCAGTTGCCACCGGCTTCATGGCCGCTGTCCGTTTCGACACCAAGCGCATGAAGGACGCTGCTTCGTCCGGCTTCCTTAACGCTACCGCCGCCGCGCGCTACCTGGTAAAGAAAGGCGTCCCCTTCCGGATTGCGCACTCCGCCGTCGGCCAGGCGGTCCGGTTGGCGTTAGAAAAAGGATGCGAACTCGACGGCCTCACGTTGGAGGAGCTGAAGCCATTCCGCGCGGAATTCGAGCGCGACTTTTTCGATTGCCTGAAGCTGGAATCCGTCCTCGAAAGCCACAACGTCGCGGGCGGCACCGCGCCGGCGCGCGTCAAGGACGCGTTGCAAGAGGCGAGAAGGCATATCAACGCGATTAAGAAGGATGGCAACACATCGAGGGGCAGAGTCTCTGCAATCGCGGGCAGTCAAGGTAAGGTAAAACAAGGCATTGACTGA